The Drosophila mauritiana strain mau12 chromosome 2R, ASM438214v1, whole genome shotgun sequence genome has a segment encoding these proteins:
- the LOC117136079 gene encoding 26S proteasome regulatory subunit 7, translated as MPDYLGDDQRKVKHDEKEDKEIKSLDEGDIELLKTYGQSQYHKSIKSIEEDIQKAVKQVNELTGIKESDTGLAPPALWDLAADKQILQNEQPLQVARCTKIINADSDDPKYIINVKQFAKFVVDLADSVAPTDIEEGMRVGVDRNKYQIHIPLPPKIDPTVTMMQVEDKPDVTYSDVGGCKEQIEKLREVVETPLLHPEKFVNLGIEPPKGVLLFGPPGTGKTLCARAVANRTDACFIRVIGSELVQKYVGEGARMVRELFEMARSKKACLIFFDEIDAIGGARFDDGAGGDNEVQRTMLELINQLDGFDPRGNIKVLMATNRPDTLDPALMRPGRLDRKVEFGLPDQDGRSHIFKIHARSMSVERDIRFDLLARLCPNSTGAEIRSVCTEAGMFAIRARRKVATEKDFLEAVKKVIKSYAKFSATPRYMTYN; from the coding sequence ATCAAGTCCCTCGACGAGGGCGACATTGAGCTTCTGAAGACTTATGGCCAGAGCCAGTATCACAAATCCATCAAGAGCATCGAGGAGGACATTCAGAAGGCTGTGAAGCAGGTGAACGAGCTGACTGGAATCAAGGAAAGCGACACGGGTCTGGCGCCACCAGCGCTCTGGGATTTGGCCGCCGACAAGCAGATCCTGCAAAACGAGCAGCCGCTGCAGGTTGCCCGAtgcaccaagatcatcaacgcGGATTCCGACGACCCCAAGTATATCATCAATGTTAAGCAGTTCGCCAAGTTCGTTGTGGACCTGGCCGACTCGGTGGCCCCCACTGACATAGAGGAGGGGATGCGTGTAGGCGTCGACCGCAACAAGTACCAGATCCACATTCCGCTGCCTCCCAAGATTGATCCTACGGTTACCATGATGCAGGTTGAGGACAAGCCGGACGTCACCTACAGCGATGTGGGCGGCTGCAAGGAACAGATCGAAAAGCTGCGCGAGGTGGTGGAGACGCCACTGCTGCACCCGGAAAAGTTCGTCAATCTGGGTATTGAGCCGCCCAAAGGTGTGCTATTGTTTGGCCCACCGGGAACGGGAAAGACCCTCTGTGCCCGCGCCGTTGCCAACCGCACGGACGCCTGCTTTATCCGCGTCATTGGCTCTGAGCTGGTGCAAAAGTACGTGGGTGAAGGCGCTCGTATGGTGCGCGAGCTATTCGAAATGGCgcgttccaaaaaggcttGTCTCATCTTCTTTGACGAAATTGATGCTATCGGTGGTGCCCGATTCGACGATGGTGCCGGCGGCGACAACGAGGTGCAGCGCACCATGTTGGAGCTGATTAACCAACTGGATGGCTTCGATCCGCGCGGAAATATCAAGGTGCTGATGGCCACCAACCGACCCGACACGTTGGATCCGGCGCTTATGCGTCCCGGCCGTCTGGACCGAAAGGTGGAGTTCGGCCTGCCTGACCAGGACGGTCGCTCGCACATCTTTAAGATTCACGCCCGCTCCATGTCCGTGGAGCGAGATATTCGCTTCGATCTACTGGCGCGTCTATGTCCCAACTCGACTGGTGCTGAGATCCGGTCAGTGTGCACGGAAGCGGGCATGTTCGCCATTCGGGCGCGTCGCAAGGTGGCCACAGAGAAGGATTTCCTCGAAGCTGTCAAGAAGGTTATCAAGAGCTACGCCAAGTTCAGCGCCACTCCACGCTACATGACCTACAACTAA